Proteins encoded in a region of the Enterococcus gilvus ATCC BAA-350 genome:
- a CDS encoding MarR family transcriptional regulator, with translation MNKREEVLEGFSEVFNKRAWLDKVKMEKALAGYAVSEVHCIEFIGKHEDPNVTKMAESMYMTRGAISKLTKKMLQKKYIESYQKADNKKEIYFKLTEEGQKVFDIHEQLHQEFEDRDEVVFEPITDDQYDAFLTFLARYNQHLDSEIKKQGITTH, from the coding sequence ATGAACAAAAGAGAAGAGGTTCTGGAAGGCTTCAGCGAAGTGTTTAACAAGCGGGCCTGGTTAGATAAGGTAAAAATGGAAAAAGCTTTGGCAGGATATGCTGTTTCCGAAGTACATTGCATCGAATTTATTGGTAAACATGAAGACCCAAACGTTACAAAAATGGCGGAATCTATGTATATGACTCGTGGGGCCATCAGTAAGCTGACGAAAAAAATGCTGCAAAAGAAGTATATTGAAAGTTACCAAAAGGCGGATAATAAAAAGGAAATTTATTTTAAGCTGACTGAAGAAGGACAAAAGGTCTTTGATATTCATGAGCAGCTTCACCAAGAATTTGAAGATCGCGACGAGGTTGTTTTTGAACCAATTACTGACGATCAATACGATGCCTTCTTAACATTTCTCGCACGGTATAACCAACATTTGGATTCAGAAATCAAGAAACAAGGGATCACAACTCACTGA
- a CDS encoding universal stress protein has translation MDQEYSKIMVAVDGSNEAELAFRKAVNVAKRNQAELLLAHVIDTRAFQTVSSFDNVLAEQATDMAKQTLGDYEAEAKKAGVKNISKVIEYGAPKVMIANQIPENNDIDLIMLGATGLNAVERLFIGSVSEYVIRNAACDVLIVRTDLDNKIPEEDK, from the coding sequence ATGGATCAAGAATACAGTAAAATCATGGTGGCAGTTGACGGTTCTAATGAAGCGGAATTAGCATTCAGAAAAGCAGTGAATGTAGCGAAACGAAATCAGGCAGAATTACTACTCGCTCATGTCATTGATACGCGTGCATTCCAAACAGTTTCTTCTTTCGATAATGTTCTTGCAGAACAGGCTACGGATATGGCGAAGCAAACCTTAGGTGATTATGAAGCTGAAGCGAAAAAAGCCGGCGTCAAAAATATCAGCAAGGTCATTGAATACGGCGCACCAAAAGTGATGATCGCCAATCAAATCCCGGAAAACAACGATATTGACTTGATCATGCTGGGTGCTACAGGATTAAATGCAGTAGAACGTTTATTTATCGGTTCCGTATCGGAATACGTTATTCGCAACGCCGCTTGCGACGTCTTGATCGTTCGTACAGATTTAGACAATAAGATTCCTGAAGAAGACAAATAA